A window of Streptomyces sp. DG1A-41 contains these coding sequences:
- a CDS encoding PQQ-dependent sugar dehydrogenase yields the protein MIVHRRAVPAVLAAAALLLTAGCSSDGGGSSGTDGSASPSRTAPGSSAPAGQAAEETPPAKGSVKVVRTVAEGLDSPWGLAPLPGGGLLVSSRDDGTIVRVDEKTGKKTELGEVPGVSAAGEGGLLGIALSPDYASDHMVYAYFTSASDNRIVRMLYDEKKPSGEQLGAPDTVFRGIPKGFVHNGGRIEFGPDKMLYVGTGESGDTGLSQDRDSVGGKILRLTPEGEPAPGNPFRNSPVYSYGHRNVQGLAWDGEQRLFASEFGQDTWDELNAIKPGDNYGWPEAEGRSDDSGFHNPVDQWTTAEASPSGIAYAEGSIWMAGLRGKRLWRIPLNGTEASAEPQAFLEDEYGRLRTVVPAGGDRLWLVTSNTDGRGAPKDGDDRILELRVT from the coding sequence ATGATCGTGCATCGTCGAGCTGTGCCGGCCGTGTTGGCCGCCGCCGCGCTCCTGCTGACGGCCGGCTGCTCCTCCGACGGCGGAGGATCGTCCGGCACGGACGGGAGCGCCTCCCCGAGCCGTACGGCACCGGGATCGTCCGCACCGGCGGGGCAGGCCGCCGAGGAGACACCGCCCGCCAAGGGCTCGGTGAAGGTGGTGCGTACCGTCGCCGAGGGCCTGGACTCCCCCTGGGGCCTCGCCCCGCTGCCCGGCGGCGGCCTGCTCGTCTCCTCCCGGGACGACGGGACGATCGTCCGGGTCGACGAGAAGACCGGCAAGAAGACCGAGCTGGGCGAGGTGCCGGGCGTATCGGCCGCCGGCGAGGGCGGCCTGCTCGGCATCGCCCTGTCCCCCGACTACGCCTCGGACCACATGGTCTACGCGTACTTCACCTCGGCCTCCGACAACCGCATCGTCCGTATGCTGTACGACGAGAAGAAGCCCTCCGGCGAGCAGCTCGGCGCTCCCGACACGGTCTTCAGGGGCATCCCCAAGGGCTTCGTCCACAACGGCGGCCGGATCGAGTTCGGCCCGGACAAGATGCTGTACGTCGGCACGGGCGAGAGCGGTGACACGGGCCTGTCCCAGGACAGGGACTCCGTCGGCGGCAAGATCCTGCGACTGACCCCGGAGGGCGAGCCGGCGCCGGGCAACCCGTTCCGGAACTCGCCGGTGTACTCGTACGGCCACCGCAATGTGCAGGGCCTCGCCTGGGACGGCGAACAGCGCCTGTTCGCCTCGGAGTTCGGCCAGGACACCTGGGACGAGCTCAACGCGATCAAGCCGGGCGACAACTACGGCTGGCCGGAGGCCGAGGGCAGGTCCGACGACTCAGGGTTCCACAACCCGGTCGACCAGTGGACCACGGCCGAGGCCTCCCCCAGCGGCATCGCCTACGCAGAGGGGTCGATCTGGATGGCGGGCCTGCGCGGCAAGCGGCTGTGGCGCATCCCGCTGAACGGCACGGAGGCCTCGGCCGAACCGCAGGCGTTCCTGGAGGACGAGTACGGCCGGCTGCGCACGGTGGTCCCGGCGGGCGGCGACCGGCTGTGGCTGGTGACCAGCAACACGGACGGCCGGGGCGCTCCGAAGGACGGGGACGACCGGATCCTGGAACTGCGGGTGACGTAG
- a CDS encoding 2-hydroxyacid dehydrogenase, translating to MTEDVWLPIPPDEIEGLPEGPAYRFWNGEEDFPADPADCAFYVVPYMKPSPLCVRPMPGMSRLQVVQTLSAGIDHVEPGLGQLRPGVRLCNARGVHEASTGELTLALILASLRGVPGFVRAQDRGEWLAGFRPALADKNVLIVGYGSIGAAIEDRLVPFEVARVARVARSERTTARGPVHPLTELPALLPEADVVILSTPLTETTRGLAGADFLSRMKDGALLVNVARGPVVDTKALLAELETGRITAALDVTDPEPLPREHPLWRAPGVLISPHVGGPTSAFLPRAKRLLVDQLSRYVNREPLRNVILTTGASTG from the coding sequence ATGACTGAAGACGTGTGGCTGCCCATCCCGCCGGACGAGATCGAGGGACTCCCCGAGGGCCCCGCCTACCGCTTCTGGAACGGAGAGGAGGACTTCCCCGCGGACCCGGCGGACTGCGCCTTCTACGTCGTCCCGTACATGAAGCCCAGCCCGCTGTGCGTACGTCCCATGCCGGGGATGAGCCGCCTCCAGGTCGTGCAGACCCTCTCCGCCGGCATCGACCACGTGGAGCCGGGGCTGGGGCAGCTGCGTCCGGGCGTGCGGCTGTGCAACGCGCGCGGGGTGCACGAGGCCAGCACCGGAGAGCTCACCCTCGCGCTGATCCTGGCCTCGCTGCGCGGTGTCCCCGGCTTCGTCCGCGCGCAGGACCGGGGGGAGTGGCTCGCCGGGTTCCGGCCCGCGCTCGCCGACAAGAACGTCCTCATCGTCGGGTACGGATCGATCGGCGCCGCCATCGAGGACCGGCTCGTTCCGTTCGAGGTGGCGCGGGTGGCGCGCGTCGCGCGCTCCGAGCGCACCACGGCGCGCGGGCCGGTGCATCCGCTCACCGAACTCCCCGCGCTGCTCCCGGAAGCGGACGTCGTCATCCTGTCCACACCGCTCACCGAAACCACCCGCGGCCTGGCCGGGGCCGACTTCCTGTCCCGGATGAAGGACGGCGCCCTCCTCGTCAACGTCGCCCGCGGCCCCGTCGTCGACACCAAGGCGCTGCTCGCCGAACTGGAGACCGGCCGGATCACCGCCGCCCTCGATGTCACCGACCCCGAGCCCCTGCCGCGCGAACATCCCCTGTGGCGTGCGCCGGGGGTACTCATCAGCCCGCACGTCGGCGGACCCACCTCCGCGTTCCTGCCGCGCGCCAAGCGGCTCCTGGTGGACCAGTTGAGCCGTTATGTGAACCGGGAGCCGCTGCGCAACGTGATCCTTACGACGGGTGCGTCAACCGGCTGA
- a CDS encoding acetolactate synthase large subunit → MTEQATGAHHPQPRPRSGGQHSAPEQVTGAQSLIRSLEEVGADTVFGIPGGAILPAYDPLMDSTRVRHVLVRHEQGAGHAATGYAQATGKVGVCMATSGPGATNLVTPIADAHMDSVPLVAITGQVASKAIGTDAFQEADIVGITMPITKHNFLVTKAEDIPRVIAQAFHIASTGRPGPVLVDIAKDALQAKTTFSWPPTMDLPGYRPVTKPHAKQIREAAKLITQARRPVLYVGGGVLKAKATAELKVLAELTGAPVTTTLMALGAFPDNHPQHLGMPGMHGSVAAVTALQKADLIVALGARFDDRVTGKLDSFAPLAKIVHADIDPAEIGKNRAADVPIVGDAREVIADLIQAVQKEHSEGHQGDYSMWWNDLNRWRETYPLGYDQPDDGSLSPQQVIERIGQLAPEGTIFAAGVGQHQMWAAHFIEYDKPGTWLNSGGAGTMGYAVPAAMGAKAGAPERAVWAIDGDGCFQMTNQELTTCALNNIPIKVAVINNGALGMVRQWQTLFYNQRYSNTVLHSGPDDVNPEARGTRVPDFVKLSEAMGCYAIRCESPDDLDKVIEEANSVNDRPVVVDFIVHEDAMVWPMVAAGTSNDEIMAARDVRPDFGDNEDD, encoded by the coding sequence ATGACCGAGCAGGCCACCGGGGCCCATCACCCGCAGCCCCGGCCCCGATCCGGAGGACAGCACTCCGCCCCCGAGCAGGTGACGGGCGCGCAGTCCCTCATCCGCTCTCTCGAGGAGGTCGGCGCCGACACGGTATTCGGCATTCCCGGCGGTGCGATCCTCCCGGCCTACGACCCGCTGATGGACTCCACCAGGGTGCGCCACGTCCTGGTCCGCCACGAGCAGGGCGCCGGTCACGCCGCCACCGGCTACGCGCAGGCCACCGGCAAGGTCGGCGTCTGCATGGCGACTTCCGGTCCCGGCGCGACCAACCTGGTCACCCCGATCGCCGACGCGCACATGGACTCCGTGCCGCTGGTCGCGATCACCGGGCAGGTGGCGTCCAAGGCGATCGGCACGGACGCCTTCCAGGAGGCGGACATCGTCGGCATCACCATGCCGATCACCAAGCACAACTTCCTCGTCACCAAGGCCGAGGACATTCCGCGGGTCATCGCCCAGGCGTTCCACATCGCCTCCACCGGCCGTCCCGGCCCGGTCCTGGTCGACATCGCCAAGGACGCGCTCCAGGCGAAGACGACCTTCTCCTGGCCGCCGACCATGGACCTGCCCGGCTACCGCCCGGTGACCAAGCCGCACGCCAAGCAGATCCGCGAGGCCGCCAAGCTCATCACCCAGGCCCGCCGGCCCGTGCTGTACGTCGGCGGCGGCGTGCTCAAGGCCAAGGCCACCGCCGAACTGAAGGTCCTCGCCGAGCTGACCGGCGCGCCCGTCACCACCACCCTGATGGCGCTCGGCGCGTTCCCCGACAACCACCCGCAGCACCTGGGCATGCCCGGCATGCACGGCTCGGTGGCCGCCGTCACCGCCCTGCAGAAGGCCGACCTGATCGTCGCCCTCGGCGCCCGCTTCGACGACCGCGTCACCGGCAAGCTGGACAGCTTCGCCCCGCTCGCCAAGATCGTCCACGCGGACATCGACCCGGCCGAGATCGGCAAGAACCGGGCCGCCGACGTGCCGATCGTCGGTGACGCCCGCGAGGTCATCGCCGACCTGATCCAGGCCGTGCAGAAGGAACACAGCGAGGGCCACCAGGGCGACTACAGCATGTGGTGGAACGACCTGAACCGCTGGCGCGAGACCTACCCGCTCGGCTACGACCAGCCCGACGACGGCTCGCTCTCCCCGCAGCAGGTCATCGAGCGCATCGGGCAGCTCGCCCCCGAGGGCACGATCTTCGCGGCGGGCGTCGGCCAGCACCAGATGTGGGCCGCCCACTTCATCGAGTACGACAAGCCGGGCACCTGGCTGAACTCCGGCGGCGCCGGAACGATGGGCTACGCCGTCCCGGCCGCCATGGGCGCCAAGGCCGGCGCACCCGAGCGGGCCGTCTGGGCCATCGACGGCGACGGCTGCTTCCAGATGACCAACCAGGAGCTCACCACCTGCGCCCTGAACAACATCCCGATCAAGGTCGCCGTCATCAACAACGGCGCCCTCGGGATGGTCCGCCAGTGGCAGACCCTTTTCTACAACCAGCGGTACTCCAACACCGTGCTGCACTCCGGCCCGGACGACGTCAACCCCGAGGCCCGCGGCACCCGCGTCCCCGACTTCGTGAAGCTGTCGGAGGCCATGGGCTGCTACGCCATCCGCTGCGAGTCCCCGGACGACCTCGACAAGGTCATCGAAGAGGCGAACTCCGTCAACGACCGCCCGGTCGTCGTCGACTTCATCGTCCACGAGGACGCGATGGTCTGGCCGATGGTCGCCGCCGGCACCTCCAACGACGAGATCATGGCCGCCCGCGACGTCCGCCCCGACTTCGGCGACAACGAAGACGACTGA
- the ilvN gene encoding acetolactate synthase small subunit: MSKHTLSVLVENTPGILARIAALFSRRGFNIDSLAVGVTEHPDISRITIVVGVEDLPLEQVTKQLNKLVNVLKIVELEPSQAVQRELVLVKVRADNETRSQIVEIVQLFRAKTVDVSPEAVTIEATGSGEKLSAMLKMLEPYGIKELVQSGTIAIGRGARSITDRSLRALDRSA; encoded by the coding sequence ATGTCCAAGCACACGCTCTCCGTCCTGGTGGAGAACACCCCCGGCATCCTCGCCCGGATCGCCGCGCTGTTCTCCCGCCGCGGCTTCAACATCGACTCGCTCGCCGTCGGTGTCACCGAGCACCCCGACATCTCCCGCATCACCATCGTCGTGGGGGTGGAGGACCTGCCCCTGGAGCAGGTGACCAAGCAGCTCAACAAGCTCGTCAACGTGCTGAAGATCGTCGAGCTGGAGCCGTCGCAGGCGGTGCAGCGCGAACTCGTCCTGGTGAAGGTGCGCGCCGACAACGAGACGCGCTCCCAGATCGTCGAGATCGTCCAGCTGTTCCGCGCCAAGACCGTCGACGTCTCCCCGGAGGCCGTCACCATCGAGGCCACCGGATCCGGCGAGAAGCTGTCCGCCATGCTCAAGATGCTGGAACCGTACGGCATCAAGGAGCTCGTCCAATCCGGCACCATCGCGATCGGCCGCGGTGCCCGATCCATCACGGACCGGTCGCTGCGCGCCCTGGACCGGTCGGCGTAA
- the ilvC gene encoding ketol-acid reductoisomerase: protein MAELFYDADADLSIIQGRKVAVIGYGSQGHAHALSLRDSGVDVRVGLHEGSKSKAKAEEQGLRVVTPSEAAAEADVIMILVPDPIQAQVYEEHIAPNLKDGDALFFGHGLNIRYGFIKPPAGVDVCMVAPKGPGHLVRRQYEEGRGVPCIAAVEQDATGNAFALALSYAKGIGGTRAGVIKTTFTEETETDLFGEQAVLCGGTAALVKAGFETLTEAGYQPEIAYFECLHELKLIVDLMYEGGLEKMRWSISETAEWGDYVTGPRIITDATKAEMKKVLAEIQDGSFARNWMDEYHGGLKKYNEYKKQDSEHLLETTGKELRKLMSWVNEEA from the coding sequence GTGGCCGAGCTGTTCTACGACGCCGACGCCGACCTGTCCATCATCCAGGGCCGCAAGGTCGCGGTCATCGGTTACGGCAGCCAGGGCCACGCCCACGCGCTGTCGCTCCGTGACTCGGGTGTCGACGTGCGCGTCGGTCTGCACGAGGGCTCCAAGTCCAAGGCCAAGGCCGAGGAGCAGGGCCTGCGCGTGGTGACGCCGTCCGAGGCCGCCGCCGAGGCCGACGTCATCATGATCCTGGTCCCCGACCCGATCCAGGCCCAGGTCTACGAGGAGCACATCGCCCCCAACCTGAAGGACGGCGACGCGCTGTTCTTCGGCCACGGCCTGAACATCCGCTACGGCTTCATCAAGCCCCCGGCCGGCGTCGACGTCTGCATGGTCGCCCCGAAGGGCCCGGGCCACCTGGTGCGCCGCCAGTACGAGGAGGGCCGCGGCGTTCCCTGCATCGCCGCCGTCGAGCAGGACGCCACCGGCAACGCCTTCGCGCTGGCCCTGTCGTACGCCAAGGGCATCGGCGGCACCCGCGCCGGCGTCATCAAGACGACCTTCACCGAGGAGACCGAGACCGACCTGTTCGGTGAGCAGGCCGTCCTCTGCGGTGGTACGGCCGCGCTGGTCAAGGCGGGCTTCGAGACCCTGACCGAGGCCGGCTACCAGCCGGAGATCGCGTACTTCGAGTGCCTGCACGAGCTGAAGCTGATCGTGGACCTCATGTACGAGGGCGGCCTGGAGAAGATGCGCTGGTCGATCTCCGAGACCGCCGAGTGGGGCGACTACGTCACCGGCCCGCGCATCATCACGGACGCCACCAAGGCCGAGATGAAGAAGGTCCTCGCCGAGATCCAGGACGGCTCCTTCGCCCGCAACTGGATGGACGAGTACCACGGCGGTCTGAAGAAGTACAACGAGTACAAGAAGCAGGACTCCGAGCACCTGCTGGAGACCACCGGCAAGGAGCTGCGCAAGCTCATGAGCTGGGTGAACGAGGAGGCGTAG
- the serA gene encoding phosphoglycerate dehydrogenase: MSSKPVVLIAEELSPATVDALGPDFEIRQCNGADRAELLPAIAEVDAILIRSATKVDAEAIAAANKLKVVARAGVGLDNVDVSAATKAGVMVVNAPTSNIVTAAELACGLLLATARNIPQANAALKNGEWKRSKYTGVELAEKTLGVVGLGRIGALVAQRMSAFGMKVVAYDPYVQPARAAQMGVKVLSLDELLEVSDFITVHLPKTPETLGLIGDEALRKVKPSVRIVNAARGGIVDEEALYSALKEGRVAGAGLDVYAKEPCTDSPLFEFDQVVATPHLGASTDEAQEKAGIAVARSVRLALAGELVPDAVNVQGGVIAEDVKPGLPLAERLGRIFTALAGEVAVRLDVEVYGEITQHDVKVLELSALKGVFEDVVDETVSYVNAPLFAQERGVEVRLTTSSEASEHRNVVTVRGTLADGEEVSVSGTLAGPKHLQKIVAVGDYDVDLALAEHMVVLKYEDRPGVVGTVGRILGEAGINIAGMQVSRSVAGGEALAVLTVDDTVTSGVLAEVAAEIGATSARSVNLV; encoded by the coding sequence GTGAGCTCGAAACCAGTCGTACTCATCGCTGAAGAGCTGTCGCCCGCCACCGTCGACGCGCTGGGCCCGGACTTCGAGATCCGGCAGTGCAACGGCGCGGACCGGGCCGAGCTGCTCCCGGCCATCGCCGAGGTGGACGCGATCCTGATCCGTTCGGCCACGAAGGTCGACGCCGAGGCGATCGCCGCCGCGAACAAGCTCAAGGTCGTCGCGCGAGCCGGCGTCGGCCTGGACAACGTGGACGTCTCCGCCGCCACCAAGGCCGGCGTGATGGTCGTCAACGCCCCCACCTCGAACATCGTGACCGCGGCCGAGCTCGCCTGCGGTCTCCTCCTCGCCACCGCCCGCAACATCCCGCAGGCCAACGCCGCGCTGAAGAACGGCGAGTGGAAGCGCAGCAAGTACACGGGCGTGGAGCTGGCCGAGAAGACCCTCGGTGTCGTCGGACTCGGCCGCATCGGCGCGCTCGTCGCGCAGCGCATGTCCGCCTTCGGCATGAAGGTCGTCGCCTACGACCCCTACGTGCAGCCCGCCCGCGCCGCGCAGATGGGCGTCAAGGTCCTGTCGCTGGACGAGCTGCTCGAGGTCTCCGACTTCATCACCGTCCACCTCCCCAAGACCCCCGAGACCCTCGGCCTGATCGGCGACGAGGCGCTGCGCAAGGTCAAGCCGAGCGTGCGCATCGTCAACGCCGCGCGTGGCGGGATCGTCGACGAGGAGGCGCTGTACTCCGCCCTCAAGGAGGGCCGGGTCGCCGGTGCCGGCCTCGACGTGTACGCCAAGGAGCCGTGCACCGACTCGCCGCTCTTCGAGTTCGACCAGGTCGTCGCCACCCCGCACCTCGGTGCCTCCACCGACGAGGCGCAGGAGAAGGCCGGTATCGCCGTCGCCCGCTCGGTGCGCCTCGCGCTCGCCGGTGAGCTCGTGCCGGACGCGGTGAACGTCCAGGGCGGTGTCATCGCCGAGGACGTCAAGCCGGGCCTGCCGCTCGCCGAGCGTCTGGGCCGGATCTTCACCGCGCTCGCCGGTGAGGTCGCGGTCCGCCTCGACGTCGAGGTGTACGGCGAGATCACCCAGCACGACGTGAAGGTGCTGGAACTGTCCGCCCTCAAGGGTGTCTTCGAGGACGTCGTCGACGAGACGGTGTCCTACGTCAACGCCCCGCTGTTCGCCCAGGAGCGCGGCGTCGAGGTGCGGCTGACCACCAGCTCGGAGGCGAGCGAGCACCGCAACGTCGTCACCGTGCGCGGCACCCTCGCCGACGGCGAGGAGGTGTCGGTCTCCGGCACGCTGGCCGGCCCCAAGCACCTCCAGAAGATCGTCGCCGTCGGTGACTACGACGTCGATCTCGCGCTCGCCGAGCACATGGTGGTCCTGAAGTACGAGGACCGGCCGGGTGTCGTCGGCACGGTGGGCCGCATCCTCGGCGAGGCGGGCATCAACATCGCCGGTATGCAGGTGTCGCGGTCCGTGGCCGGCGGCGAGGCGCTGGCGGTGCTGACCGTGGACGACACGGTGACCTCCGGTGTGCTGGCCGAAGTGGCCGCGGAGATCGGCGCGACGTCGGCTCGCTCGGTGAACCTGGTCTGA
- a CDS encoding MFS transporter, giving the protein MTTNPNPPVRAGRREWTALGVLMLPLLLVSMDVSVLYFAIPAISADLEPSAAQQLWIFDIYGFVLAGLLMTMGSLGDRIGRRRLLLIGAAAFGTASLVAAYATSAETLIAARAVLGIGGATLMPSTMALVRTMFTDPAQRTKAIGVWSGVMTAGIALGSVMSGVLVEHFWWGSVFLVNLPAMLLLLVLGPVLLPESRNPRPGRFDRLSVPLSMAAVLPVVYGLKELASEGWNVRYVMAVTVGLLFAALFVHRQRTAVSPLISPELFRRRGFTPAVVLNLVAAFGMMGSAYFTTQYIQSVLDKSPLEAALWSLLPSVPIGLAAPAGAQLVQRGVPRAYVVGAGFAVTACGYVMLALAGTDSLWLLLAACGVLACGIVAVMSQVADLALSAAPVEKAGAASSLLETGTEFGGALSMAFLGSIGTAVYRHEIPASAPAPARETLGGALAVADQMPGRAGDALATAAREAFTSGMHAAAITGAVLLAGAAAAAALTLRRVHGQENAGRAEQLSPSGV; this is encoded by the coding sequence ATGACGACGAACCCCAACCCCCCGGTGCGCGCCGGCCGCCGCGAATGGACGGCACTCGGCGTGCTGATGCTGCCGCTGTTGCTGGTCTCGATGGACGTGTCCGTCCTCTACTTCGCGATCCCCGCGATCAGCGCCGACCTGGAGCCGAGCGCCGCCCAGCAGCTGTGGATCTTCGACATCTACGGCTTCGTACTGGCCGGCCTGCTGATGACGATGGGCTCGCTGGGCGACCGCATCGGCCGCCGCAGGCTGCTGCTGATCGGCGCCGCGGCCTTCGGTACGGCCTCCCTGGTCGCGGCCTACGCGACCAGCGCCGAGACCCTGATCGCCGCCCGCGCGGTCCTCGGCATCGGCGGCGCGACGCTGATGCCGTCGACGATGGCGCTGGTGCGCACGATGTTCACCGACCCCGCGCAGCGCACCAAGGCGATCGGTGTGTGGTCCGGTGTGATGACGGCCGGCATCGCGCTCGGCTCGGTGATGAGCGGAGTGCTCGTCGAGCACTTCTGGTGGGGCTCGGTCTTCCTGGTCAACCTGCCCGCGATGCTGCTGCTCCTGGTCCTGGGTCCCGTCCTGCTGCCCGAGTCACGCAACCCGCGCCCCGGCCGCTTCGACCGACTGAGCGTTCCCCTGTCGATGGCGGCGGTGCTCCCCGTGGTCTACGGCCTGAAGGAGCTCGCGTCGGAGGGCTGGAACGTGCGGTACGTGATGGCGGTGACGGTCGGCCTGCTCTTCGCCGCCCTGTTCGTCCACCGCCAGCGCACGGCGGTGTCCCCGCTGATCTCGCCGGAACTGTTCCGGCGCCGCGGCTTCACCCCGGCCGTCGTCCTCAACCTCGTCGCCGCCTTCGGCATGATGGGCTCGGCGTACTTCACGACCCAGTACATCCAGTCCGTCCTGGACAAGAGCCCCCTCGAGGCAGCGCTGTGGAGCCTGCTGCCGTCGGTGCCCATCGGACTCGCGGCCCCGGCCGGCGCACAGCTCGTGCAGCGGGGTGTTCCGCGCGCTTACGTCGTCGGCGCGGGCTTCGCCGTCACCGCGTGCGGCTACGTGATGCTGGCCCTGGCCGGCACGGACTCCCTCTGGCTGCTGCTGGCCGCGTGCGGCGTCCTGGCCTGCGGCATCGTCGCCGTCATGTCCCAGGTGGCCGACCTGGCCCTCAGCGCCGCTCCGGTGGAGAAGGCCGGCGCGGCCTCGTCGCTGCTGGAGACCGGCACGGAGTTCGGCGGCGCGCTGAGCATGGCGTTCCTCGGCTCCATCGGGACGGCCGTCTACCGCCACGAGATCCCGGCCTCGGCACCCGCTCCGGCCCGCGAGACCCTGGGCGGCGCCCTGGCCGTCGCCGACCAGATGCCGGGGCGCGCGGGGGACGCCCTGGCGACGGCGGCACGCGAGGCCTTCACCAGCGGCATGCACGCGGCGGCGATCACGGGTGCGGTGCTGCTGGCCGGAGCGGCGGCAGCCGCGGCGTTGACCCTGCGGCGGGTCCACGGACAGGAAAACGCCGGACGAGCTGAGCAACTCAGCCCGTCCGGCGTATGA
- a CDS encoding TetR/AcrR family transcriptional regulator — MGHREDLLEGAKRCLLAKGFVRTTARDIVKESGTNLASIGYHYGSKDALLARAYVEMVEGMSDAFEGGGELGGEPGSLERFAEVWSNIIGTMRDPGSMWRLSMEIVAMGDQLPKVREHLARAQREGARGIVTLFHGGSEDDVPEERVDTLGYFYLTLMMGLMAQWTFDPKSAPEAGQLAEGLRQVIEAATVPKG; from the coding sequence ATGGGACACCGTGAGGATCTGCTCGAGGGCGCCAAGCGCTGCCTGCTGGCGAAGGGGTTCGTGCGCACGACCGCGCGCGACATCGTCAAGGAGTCGGGGACCAACCTGGCGTCGATCGGCTACCACTACGGCTCGAAGGACGCGCTGCTGGCGCGGGCGTACGTCGAGATGGTGGAGGGGATGTCCGACGCCTTCGAGGGCGGCGGTGAGCTGGGCGGGGAGCCGGGGTCGCTGGAGCGGTTCGCCGAGGTGTGGTCGAACATCATCGGGACCATGCGGGACCCCGGGTCGATGTGGCGGCTCAGCATGGAGATCGTGGCGATGGGCGACCAGCTGCCGAAGGTGCGGGAGCATCTCGCGCGGGCCCAGCGAGAAGGGGCGCGCGGCATCGTCACGCTCTTCCACGGCGGCAGCGAGGACGACGTCCCCGAGGAGCGGGTGGACACCCTCGGCTACTTCTATCTGACCCTGATGATGGGGCTCATGGCGCAGTGGACCTTCGACCCGAAGAGCGCGCCCGAGGCCGGGCAGCTCGCCGAGGGGCTCCGCCAGGTGATCGAGGCCGCTACCGTTCCCAAAGGCTGA
- a CDS encoding dipeptide/oligopeptide/nickel ABC transporter ATP-binding protein has protein sequence MSDALLDVRDLVVRYGPVTAVDGVSFTLAAGETLALNGPSGCGKSSTALAVLQLRRPAGGEVHFEGRELTSLTERELRPLRPRMQPVFQDPYGSLSPRHRIRDAVAEPLKVQGRWHPADGPARVAELLDRVGLDPAYGERHPHELSGGQCQRAGIARALASDPRLLVLDEPVSSLDPSVRAGVLNLLADLQDDLGLGYLFICHDRAVVRHFADRVVEMREGRVGATSGW, from the coding sequence ATGAGTGATGCCCTGCTCGACGTCCGCGACCTGGTCGTCCGCTACGGCCCGGTCACCGCCGTGGACGGCGTCTCCTTCACCCTGGCCGCCGGCGAGACGCTCGCCCTGAACGGCCCGTCCGGCTGCGGCAAGTCCTCCACGGCCCTGGCGGTGCTCCAGCTGCGCCGCCCGGCCGGCGGTGAAGTCCACTTCGAAGGCCGGGAGTTGACGTCCCTCACCGAACGCGAGCTGCGCCCGCTGCGCCCCCGTATGCAGCCCGTCTTCCAGGACCCCTACGGCTCGCTGAGCCCCCGCCACCGCATTCGCGACGCCGTCGCCGAACCGCTGAAGGTCCAGGGCCGCTGGCATCCCGCCGACGGCCCGGCCCGGGTCGCCGAACTCCTCGACCGGGTGGGCCTGGACCCCGCGTACGGCGAGCGGCACCCGCACGAGCTCTCCGGCGGCCAGTGCCAGCGCGCCGGCATCGCCCGCGCCCTGGCGTCCGACCCGCGGCTGCTCGTGCTCGACGAGCCGGTGTCCTCACTCGACCCGTCGGTACGCGCGGGCGTGCTGAACCTGCTCGCCGACCTCCAGGACGACCTGGGCCTGGGCTACCTGTTCATCTGCCACGACCGGGCGGTCGTACGGCACTTCGCGGACCGGGTCGTCGAGATGCGCGAGGGGCGCGTCGGCGCCACTTCGGGGTGGTGA